In the Gemmatimonadaceae bacterium genome, one interval contains:
- a CDS encoding nucleoside deaminase — protein sequence MTTGMPHPVVHVEYPSWVNEVVDWNHRFESDDERMRLAITLSRVNVERGDGGPFGAAIFESGSGRVIAAGMNSVVRHNNCTLHGEMVAFMMAQQRLGSFTLNAPHLSAHELFTSCEPCAMCLGATLWSGVERVVYGATRDDASRLNFEEGPVFPESYRYLEDRGIRIERAVLRDEARAVLELYRERSGKIYNG from the coding sequence ATGACGACAGGCATGCCGCACCCCGTGGTGCATGTGGAGTACCCCTCGTGGGTGAACGAGGTCGTGGATTGGAATCATCGCTTCGAGTCCGATGACGAGCGGATGCGGCTTGCAATCACGCTGTCGCGGGTAAATGTCGAGCGCGGGGACGGTGGCCCCTTCGGCGCCGCAATTTTTGAATCGGGCTCAGGGAGGGTGATTGCGGCAGGCATGAACAGCGTGGTGCGCCACAACAACTGCACGCTCCACGGCGAGATGGTCGCATTCATGATGGCCCAGCAGCGGTTAGGCTCGTTCACGCTTAACGCCCCGCACCTGAGCGCCCACGAGCTCTTCACTTCGTGCGAGCCATGTGCGATGTGCCTCGGCGCAACGCTCTGGAGCGGTGTCGAGCGAGTTGTGTACGGAGCTACCCGCGACGACGCGTCCCGCCTCAATTTCGAAGAAGGGCCGGTCTTCCCCGAATCTTACCGGTATCTCGAAGACCGCGGCATCAGAATCGAGCGGGCCGTTCTGCGCGACGAGGCACGCGCAGTGCTCGAGCTGTATCGGGAACGAAGCGGGAAAATCTACAACGGCTGA
- a CDS encoding protein kinase, which yields MHKRLEDSVSGSYRIDRELGRGGMATVYLAHDIRHNRRVALKVLHPDLSSSIGPDRFLREIQLAARLNHPHIVPLFDSGEAGGFLYYVMPVVEGETLRDRLLRDGQLPLDESLQLVRGIASALDYAHRQNIVHRDIKPENVMLQEGEAVVMDFGIGKAVSAASDDTLTQMGMVVGTPAYVSPEQAAGETQVDGRSDQYSLACVLYEMLSGKKPFTGATAQAVLSKRFSEPVPSLRAVFNTAPDEVENAVFKALSKDATERFPTTMEFARALVASHLSTPDGSPLQAGGAGKSIAVLPFTNMSADPEGDFFADGIADEIITALSKVKALRVVSRTSSFTFKGKNDDIREIGRKLQVSTILEGSIRKAGKRLRLNAQLVSTSDSSQLWAERYDRELEDVFAIQDEIATSIVAALRVVLTEDEKKAIEQVPTANIDAYEYYLRGRQFFHQHRRRAHEFARQLYERAIELDPGYALAHCGVADCCSFLYQYFDASADNLRKADSASRRALDLAPQLAESHASRGLAVSLTGHFDEAEKEFEEAMRLNPKSFEAAYFYARSCAAQGKSDDAAKWYERATAVRPDDFAALMLLGGIYADLGRVDDKTRAMRRSYDASRKHLELNPDNPRALYMGAAALIELGERDKALDWTRRAESMDPDDPSVLYNIACDYAMLDMPAEGIRALTRAIDNGFGHWKWIEHDSTLDKLRSEPGFATLLARRPVETRAD from the coding sequence CTGCACAAGAGACTTGAGGATTCCGTATCGGGCTCGTATAGAATTGACAGGGAGCTTGGTCGCGGCGGCATGGCGACGGTCTATCTCGCACACGACATCCGGCATAACCGGCGTGTGGCGCTGAAGGTCCTGCACCCCGACCTCAGCAGCTCCATCGGGCCCGACCGTTTCCTGCGCGAGATCCAGCTCGCCGCGCGTCTCAACCATCCACATATCGTTCCGCTTTTCGATTCCGGAGAGGCCGGAGGATTTCTCTATTACGTGATGCCCGTGGTCGAAGGTGAGACGCTCCGCGACCGCCTGCTGCGCGACGGACAGCTCCCACTCGACGAATCGCTTCAACTCGTGCGAGGCATCGCATCGGCGCTTGACTATGCGCATCGCCAGAACATTGTCCACCGCGACATCAAGCCTGAAAATGTGATGCTGCAGGAAGGCGAGGCTGTCGTCATGGATTTCGGTATCGGAAAGGCCGTGAGCGCTGCGTCCGACGACACGCTAACTCAAATGGGAATGGTTGTCGGGACGCCGGCGTACGTGAGCCCGGAGCAAGCGGCCGGAGAGACGCAGGTCGACGGAAGAAGCGATCAGTACAGCCTTGCATGCGTTTTATACGAGATGCTCTCGGGGAAGAAGCCTTTCACCGGTGCCACAGCGCAGGCGGTTCTCAGCAAGCGATTCAGCGAGCCAGTCCCTTCCCTGCGCGCCGTCTTCAACACCGCGCCGGACGAAGTCGAGAACGCGGTGTTCAAGGCTTTGTCGAAAGATGCGACCGAGCGTTTTCCCACGACGATGGAATTCGCTCGCGCGCTCGTGGCGAGCCACCTCTCGACACCCGACGGAAGTCCTCTTCAAGCTGGCGGCGCTGGCAAGTCCATCGCCGTGCTCCCGTTCACGAACATGAGCGCAGACCCCGAGGGAGATTTTTTCGCTGACGGAATTGCTGATGAGATCATAACTGCGCTCTCGAAGGTCAAGGCGCTCCGGGTAGTGTCACGCACCTCGTCATTCACCTTCAAGGGAAAGAACGACGACATCCGCGAGATCGGCCGCAAACTGCAGGTGTCGACGATTCTCGAAGGGAGCATTCGGAAGGCGGGCAAGCGACTGCGCCTGAACGCGCAGCTCGTGAGCACAAGCGACAGCTCGCAACTGTGGGCTGAGCGGTATGACAGGGAACTCGAGGACGTCTTCGCCATTCAGGACGAGATTGCTACGAGCATCGTCGCCGCGCTTCGCGTAGTTCTCACCGAGGACGAGAAGAAGGCAATCGAGCAGGTCCCGACCGCGAACATTGATGCATACGAGTACTACCTTCGTGGACGACAGTTCTTTCACCAGCACCGGCGCCGCGCACACGAATTCGCGCGACAACTCTACGAGCGGGCGATCGAGCTGGATCCGGGATATGCCCTCGCGCACTGCGGAGTAGCCGATTGCTGCTCGTTCCTGTATCAATACTTCGACGCGTCGGCGGACAACCTTCGCAAGGCCGATTCTGCCAGCCGCCGCGCATTGGATCTCGCACCGCAGCTTGCAGAATCACACGCGTCCCGTGGATTAGCGGTTTCGCTGACTGGACATTTCGATGAAGCGGAAAAGGAATTCGAGGAGGCCATGCGCCTCAATCCAAAGTCATTCGAAGCGGCTTACTTCTATGCCCGATCCTGCGCGGCACAGGGAAAGTCCGATGACGCCGCGAAATGGTACGAGCGTGCGACGGCCGTGCGACCCGACGACTTTGCGGCACTGATGCTGCTTGGAGGCATCTATGCTGACCTCGGACGCGTCGACGATAAGACGCGAGCGATGCGCAGGTCGTACGATGCATCGCGAAAACATCTCGAGCTGAATCCCGATAATCCTCGCGCCCTTTACATGGGAGCGGCCGCGCTCATCGAGCTCGGGGAGCGCGACAAAGCCCTGGACTGGACTCGTCGGGCAGAGTCAATGGACCCCGATGATCCATCGGTTCTGTACAACATCGCCTGCGACTACGCCATGCTTGACATGCCCGCCGAAGGAATCAGAGCACTGACAAGAGCTATTGATAATGGGTTCGGGCACTGGAAGTGGATCGAGCATGATTCGACCCTCGACAAGTTGCGCTCGGAGCCGGGATTTGCGACCCTTCTCGCGCGCAGGCCTGTCGAGACACGAGCGGATTGA
- a CDS encoding alpha/beta hydrolase: protein MTRADWTTGLPHCLSSLLLALTVTACSPRAFAERIVVRGDAPAETGNAYGVSPQQVLDVYRPGASRTAPPVIVFLYGGRWSSGTRHDYRALANAFTGRGWIVIVPDYRLYPDVKFPAWVEDGARAIRWAFDNAARLGGDTARVSVVGHSAGGHTAALLALDERYLRAAGVSPGSVRAYVSIAGPVETTWTDPDIQALMGPKEGWAATYPATFIDGTERPVLFLHGSDDKTVSYLHSIRLAERIRAVGGCAAARIYDGIGHVPIILAAMFPSLASAPVLNDVIRFIQDPAAQCARGGGSI, encoded by the coding sequence ATGACCAGGGCTGACTGGACTACGGGATTGCCGCATTGCCTGAGCTCTTTGCTGCTTGCTCTAACCGTTACCGCGTGTTCTCCGCGGGCGTTCGCTGAACGAATAGTTGTGCGAGGTGATGCGCCGGCCGAAACTGGAAATGCATACGGTGTTTCGCCCCAGCAGGTTCTCGATGTCTACCGCCCGGGCGCGAGCCGCACCGCGCCGCCTGTCATCGTATTCCTGTACGGCGGGAGATGGTCGTCCGGCACCCGCCACGACTACAGGGCACTCGCGAATGCCTTCACCGGCCGCGGGTGGATTGTAATCGTCCCGGATTATCGTCTCTACCCCGACGTAAAATTTCCAGCCTGGGTGGAGGATGGCGCGCGGGCAATCAGATGGGCCTTCGATAACGCGGCGCGTCTCGGAGGCGATACCGCACGGGTCTCAGTTGTCGGACATTCGGCTGGTGGTCATACGGCGGCTCTGCTCGCGCTCGACGAACGGTATCTGCGCGCGGCCGGCGTATCACCGGGCTCAGTCCGCGCCTACGTGAGTATCGCCGGGCCTGTCGAAACTACATGGACCGATCCCGACATTCAGGCGCTCATGGGCCCCAAGGAAGGCTGGGCCGCGACCTACCCGGCCACCTTCATCGATGGAACCGAGCGGCCGGTTCTCTTTCTTCATGGGAGCGATGACAAGACCGTCAGTTACCTCCATTCGATACGGCTTGCTGAGCGCATTCGGGCTGTTGGAGGGTGTGCCGCAGCAAGGATTTACGATGGAATTGGCCACGTTCCGATAATTCTCGCTGCAATGTTTCCTTCACTCGCGAGCGCTCCCGTCCTCAATGACGTCATTCGCTTTATTCAGGACCCGGCGGCGCAATGCGCCCGTGGCGGCGGTTCCATCTGA
- a CDS encoding M14 family zinc carboxypeptidase: protein MNRLIRIWQFLVLGVIIAACARSISGVVRGRTASVTPPCCAMHARAISERHRVAAISTRKFTHAQLWTALEPIIRRPDLAVQEIGRSVQGRPIRAITYGTGPVNVLLWSQMHGDESTATMALADLMSWFAGGAAIVDPLRNRIASRLKVVMVPMLNPDGAELFQRENAVGVDINRDARSLVTPEARALKALRDSIKPEFGFNLHDQNARTLSEGAGRQVAIALLAPTADEERTYGPARTTARLVAAEIASVLEAEIPGRIAKYNDAFEPRAFGDLMQQWGTSTVLIESGALPNDPEKQRLRALNVAAILSALDAIATERHLAADPAVYDALPTNARAAVDVLVRGGSIVLPGAEPLRVDVALNYDESLARLRPRVREVGDLASVTALDTVDATGLFLHPSPSMLALRNGMRWIRFDTTAVFTVRRGRDTTSEVVSTRIW, encoded by the coding sequence ATGAACAGGCTCATACGCATCTGGCAATTTCTCGTTCTCGGTGTCATCATCGCGGCGTGCGCCCGATCGATTTCAGGGGTTGTGCGCGGTCGCACCGCATCTGTCACGCCGCCGTGTTGCGCCATGCATGCCCGCGCCATATCAGAACGTCACCGCGTTGCCGCGATCAGCACTCGCAAGTTTACCCACGCGCAGCTTTGGACAGCGCTCGAACCGATAATTCGACGTCCCGACCTCGCGGTTCAGGAAATTGGCCGCTCCGTTCAGGGGCGGCCAATCCGTGCGATCACCTATGGTACGGGACCGGTGAACGTGTTGCTCTGGTCGCAGATGCACGGCGACGAGTCGACCGCCACAATGGCGCTTGCGGACCTCATGTCGTGGTTCGCCGGAGGTGCAGCGATAGTCGATCCGCTTCGCAATCGAATCGCATCCCGGTTGAAGGTCGTGATGGTTCCAATGCTGAACCCGGATGGTGCGGAGCTGTTTCAAAGGGAGAACGCGGTAGGCGTCGATATCAATCGCGATGCGCGCAGCCTCGTGACTCCGGAGGCCCGCGCGCTCAAGGCGCTGCGCGATTCGATCAAGCCTGAATTCGGGTTTAACCTGCACGACCAGAACGCTCGTACACTTTCGGAGGGGGCGGGCAGGCAGGTTGCGATTGCGCTCCTCGCGCCGACGGCCGACGAGGAGCGGACCTACGGACCCGCACGTACGACGGCACGACTCGTTGCAGCGGAGATCGCGTCGGTTCTCGAGGCGGAGATTCCCGGACGCATCGCGAAATACAACGACGCGTTCGAGCCGCGGGCGTTTGGTGATCTCATGCAGCAGTGGGGAACGAGCACCGTGCTCATCGAGAGCGGCGCGCTTCCGAATGACCCGGAGAAGCAGCGGCTGCGCGCTCTGAATGTCGCAGCGATTCTTTCCGCTCTCGATGCAATTGCCACCGAGCGTCACCTTGCGGCTGATCCAGCGGTATACGATGCGCTACCGACCAACGCGCGTGCAGCGGTCGATGTGCTCGTGCGTGGAGGCAGCATCGTGTTGCCCGGCGCTGAGCCTCTTCGGGTTGACGTTGCGCTCAACTATGACGAGTCGCTTGCCCGGCTTCGGCCGCGCGTGCGGGAAGTGGGTGATCTTGCCAGCGTAACGGCGCTCGACACCGTTGACGCAACTGGTCTTTTTCTTCACCCCTCGCCGTCGATGCTGGCCCTCAGGAACGGGATGCGCTGGATCCGGTTCGACACGACCGCGGTGTTTACGGTTCGCCGTGGGCGAGACACGACCAGCGAAGTGGTCTCGACCAGAATCTGGTAG
- a CDS encoding AI-2E family transporter gives MKRLVAIIAVLLSLAALHFSRPVMLPVVAGLMIAALAWPLLHYLERRIPSWAALLVTILAVTSVIAALLATISWSATTIVRDLQAQTDRIAALQFRLGAVVEQFGITLPQIGGGQSSGAAGNGSVSGLAKSVAGALFAVFGYLALSIGFAALALAERREAAERIMKRFPGGPGDTVIEISSKVTTAARQYFRAKSLTSVISGVMTGVIALAFGLKFALIWALFAFLLEYVPTIGSLLAVVPPVLYALVQFNGFGEPLGLLAALTVGQLYLGNYIDPRLEGRLLSVSPLVVLFSIVFWGWLWGPAGALLGVPITVAITIVTRHFEETRWIWALLSAPAEEHDQG, from the coding sequence ATGAAGCGGCTGGTCGCGATCATCGCCGTCCTATTGTCGCTGGCGGCTCTCCATTTCAGCCGTCCTGTCATGCTGCCGGTCGTCGCGGGCCTCATGATCGCGGCGCTTGCGTGGCCGCTCCTCCATTACCTCGAGCGCAGAATTCCGTCGTGGGCTGCGCTTCTCGTTACGATTCTGGCCGTTACTTCGGTGATCGCGGCGCTGCTCGCGACCATCAGCTGGAGCGCTACTACCATCGTGCGCGACCTTCAGGCGCAAACTGACCGGATTGCGGCCCTTCAGTTTCGGTTGGGCGCAGTTGTAGAGCAGTTTGGAATCACGCTCCCGCAGATTGGCGGTGGACAGAGCTCCGGCGCCGCCGGGAACGGCAGCGTAAGCGGTCTGGCGAAATCCGTCGCGGGAGCACTGTTCGCGGTTTTTGGCTACCTCGCCCTTTCCATCGGATTCGCGGCACTGGCGCTGGCGGAGCGGCGGGAGGCCGCCGAGAGAATCATGAAGCGGTTTCCGGGAGGACCGGGCGACACAGTCATTGAGATTTCATCGAAAGTCACGACGGCGGCGCGCCAGTATTTCCGCGCAAAATCGCTGACAAGTGTGATCTCCGGCGTAATGACCGGTGTCATTGCGCTGGCCTTCGGTCTCAAGTTCGCACTGATATGGGCACTGTTTGCGTTTCTTCTCGAGTACGTGCCGACGATCGGGTCACTGCTCGCCGTAGTGCCACCCGTACTCTATGCCCTGGTGCAGTTCAATGGGTTCGGCGAGCCTCTCGGATTGCTTGCGGCACTGACTGTGGGACAGCTCTATCTCGGCAACTATATCGACCCGCGGCTCGAGGGACGATTGCTGTCGGTATCTCCCCTCGTCGTGCTCTTCTCTATTGTCTTCTGGGGATGGCTCTGGGGACCGGCGGGCGCCCTGCTCGGTGTGCCCATCACTGTGGCGATCACGATAGTGACACGCCATTTCGAGGAGACGCGCTGGATCTGGGCGCTGCTGTCGGCGCCGGCAGAAGAGCATGACCAGGGCTGA
- a CDS encoding aminotransferase class V-fold PLP-dependent enzyme has protein sequence MPLNRTNRRSFLRESARAATVASGALAFPFTVRDASAFESWVNGRNIPAFDDPRTDEAVARDEAYWSRVRALYDLQPGVVNLDHGWTNPASRSAMEELVRQARALEALPAEQLPKQWETFSTTRLRAALASAMEVSPAEISLIRNATEALHTVLLGFPLKPGDEIVCSSHDYYATLDALEQRRARDGVVLKMVMPPVPATSMASLEALYAEAIGPRTRLVLLTHPSNLTGQYLPVRRIADRAHSFGAQVVVDGAQSLGLLANPVRSLGCDYYGASAHKWLGTPVGLGVLWMRPENVTTVWPLMPPMRDQQGMGRFEWTGTVPEYINLAAIPALALHSSLAPARKAARLRYLASIVRKHVSSAVPDARFYATGDAAMTCALTAVEIPGVDPASIQKTLRERHGILVQGMGGIRSDPGLRAFRVSPNVYTPMLEIDRFGAALASEIKSLRAGR, from the coding sequence GTGCCCCTGAACCGCACCAACCGTCGCTCTTTCCTTCGTGAGTCTGCACGTGCCGCCACCGTCGCATCGGGTGCCCTCGCATTTCCTTTCACGGTGCGCGACGCGTCAGCGTTCGAATCGTGGGTCAATGGCCGGAACATTCCGGCGTTCGATGACCCTCGAACCGACGAAGCTGTCGCGCGCGACGAAGCATATTGGTCGCGCGTTCGGGCACTCTATGATCTCCAGCCCGGCGTCGTAAATCTGGACCATGGATGGACCAATCCAGCGTCGCGCTCGGCGATGGAGGAGCTTGTACGCCAGGCGCGCGCGCTCGAAGCGCTTCCCGCTGAGCAGCTTCCGAAGCAGTGGGAAACTTTTTCTACAACTCGGCTTCGTGCCGCGCTGGCGTCGGCGATGGAAGTCTCGCCGGCTGAAATCAGTCTCATTCGGAACGCCACCGAAGCGCTGCACACGGTGCTTCTCGGCTTCCCGCTCAAGCCAGGTGATGAAATAGTCTGCTCATCGCACGACTACTACGCCACGCTGGATGCACTGGAACAGCGACGGGCGAGGGACGGTGTTGTACTGAAAATGGTAATGCCCCCCGTGCCCGCGACTTCCATGGCGTCGCTCGAAGCGCTTTATGCCGAAGCCATCGGGCCGCGAACCCGGCTTGTGCTGCTTACTCACCCCAGCAATCTGACTGGTCAGTACCTGCCCGTCAGGCGAATCGCCGACCGCGCTCATTCATTCGGTGCACAGGTTGTCGTTGACGGTGCCCAGTCACTCGGTCTCCTCGCCAATCCGGTTCGGTCACTCGGCTGCGACTACTACGGCGCGAGCGCCCACAAGTGGCTCGGCACACCGGTCGGGCTCGGCGTGCTCTGGATGCGCCCGGAAAATGTAACGACTGTTTGGCCGCTCATGCCTCCCATGAGGGATCAGCAAGGCATGGGGCGGTTCGAGTGGACTGGTACTGTCCCGGAATACATCAATCTCGCGGCGATTCCTGCACTGGCTTTGCATTCCTCGCTGGCACCCGCTCGCAAAGCTGCACGACTGCGCTATCTGGCCTCAATTGTTCGAAAACATGTCTCGAGCGCGGTGCCTGACGCGCGTTTCTATGCGACTGGCGACGCGGCCATGACTTGCGCTCTCACCGCAGTAGAGATTCCGGGGGTCGATCCGGCGTCGATTCAGAAGACGCTTCGGGAACGGCACGGAATACTGGTGCAGGGAATGGGAGGGATTCGCAGTGACCCAGGTCTTCGCGCCTTCCGCGTATCTCCCAACGTCTATACACCGATGCTCGAGATCGACCGCTTCGGGGCCGCCCTGGCAAGCGAGATCAAGTCCCTTCGCGCAGGGCGGTAA
- a CDS encoding tetratricopeptide repeat protein: MKTFLLLAAFGVANAAPLDAQSPQSDQGKKLFDDKRYAEARAVLQPVGSREAPAAYLLGRIALEQNDAPKAVDWLEKAVSMNPRSSVYYGWLGRAYGTQAQKASKLKQPFLANKTKAAWEKAIALDPDNLEAKSDMIQYYLQAPGFLGGSKEKARAMAQEIRKRNPYLGAIAVASVCSEMKDKVCVEREMLSITTTYPDSAAGPSSLAAFYATNGQYDKSFAVIDQRLKLKPGDPSALYALGRTASLSGQNLDRGVDALTRYIAHPLQGGPAVANAHYRLGMIHEKKGARDLAKREYQTALKLNPGLQDAKKALAALGG, from the coding sequence ATGAAAACATTTTTGCTGCTGGCGGCATTTGGCGTCGCCAATGCCGCCCCGCTCGACGCTCAGTCACCGCAGTCCGATCAGGGAAAGAAGCTGTTCGATGATAAGCGGTACGCCGAAGCCCGAGCAGTGCTTCAGCCGGTTGGTTCAAGAGAGGCGCCAGCCGCATATCTTCTCGGCCGCATTGCCCTCGAGCAGAACGACGCACCGAAGGCTGTCGACTGGCTCGAAAAAGCGGTGTCGATGAATCCACGGAGCTCTGTCTACTACGGTTGGCTCGGCAGAGCGTACGGCACGCAGGCGCAGAAGGCGAGCAAGCTCAAGCAGCCCTTCCTGGCCAACAAGACAAAGGCCGCCTGGGAGAAGGCAATTGCGCTTGATCCGGACAACCTCGAAGCAAAGTCCGACATGATCCAGTACTACCTGCAGGCGCCCGGTTTCCTCGGCGGTAGCAAGGAAAAGGCGCGAGCGATGGCGCAGGAGATCAGGAAGCGCAATCCATACCTCGGGGCGATCGCGGTGGCCAGCGTGTGTAGCGAGATGAAGGACAAGGTCTGTGTCGAGCGCGAGATGTTGTCAATCACTACGACGTATCCCGATAGCGCGGCGGGTCCGAGCTCCCTCGCCGCTTTCTACGCGACTAACGGACAATACGACAAGTCCTTCGCCGTAATCGATCAGCGACTGAAACTGAAGCCCGGTGATCCCTCTGCATTGTACGCGCTCGGGAGAACTGCCTCACTCTCGGGGCAGAATCTCGACAGGGGTGTGGATGCGCTCACGAGGTATATCGCCCACCCTTTACAGGGAGGTCCCGCCGTCGCGAATGCGCACTACCGGCTGGGGATGATTCACGAGAAAAAAGGCGCGCGCGACCTTGCAAAACGCGAGTATCAAACAGCGCTCAAGCTCAATCCGGGGCTGCAGGACGCGAAAAAGGCACTGGCTGCGCTTGGCGGCTAA